The Malus sylvestris chromosome 14, drMalSylv7.2, whole genome shotgun sequence genome segment CGCTCGTCAAAAACCCTCGCAGAAGGTTCCGATTCGTCGCCGATCTCGCCAAACGATCTGAAGCCGAGAAGAAGAAGCTTCAAATCCAGGTCTCTCCCTCTCTAAGTATTTTTTTACTCTTCTCTTTTAcgaaacgaaaaattgaaaacgaaGCGTTTTGAAGATCTGTTTGGTAGCCTggttgtttggttgccgagaaaatatGGTCGGAAAACGAAAGAAACTGAAACGATTTTCTGCATTTTGCTTTTGCCTGATATTATTATTCCTGTTTGATTTGCTAATTTTGACCGATCGTTAGTCTTAAACACGTAGTTTCTGAATTAAATCGTCATGGTGAACCGAACGGCTGAGATTTAGGATAGCATTTGGAGGACTCGGAGTTTCttaatttctttgattttctcGGCTCCCAAATAGGTTGGGGAGCTATGgatttcttttggccttgttggCATCACATGCTTGAACAAATTTGTGACAATAGAAAGCTCCGGCTCACAATGCGCTAAGCGTAGGTGGTCCCACATGCATTAGTCCAAGAGTGATGTTTTGATCCCCTTCCGTTTTGCGAACCCATCCCTATTGGTATTTCCCCGCCACGCCTGGTGGGGCCCACATTCGTCTGAGTGTGGCAAAAGTTCTTGGATGCTCCGGAGTATCTAGGACTCCGGCTGTTTTAACTATTAGTtcttaatttttgtatttttaaacaaatatgTAACAGTCAAGATATTTGGATTACCCCTAAGAAAGTTCGgtattgaaccacattattgctaactcattgtaaGGCTAACCAATGCCCCTCTCCTTATTGTAgacaatatcgtttgttaaaaaacaaaaatggagAAACAGATCAGCCTGCATTCAAAGTTTTCGAACTTCAGAAACCTACCATCGTTGAAGAAAAAATTTCTTTTGAGAAACAGAAGGGGAGGCTAACTTTATTGGTGATGCTGGTATTTTGCTAGGCCGTTTGGTCTCATTCGATTCCATTATCCGTTGACAGATTCTTTTCATTTTGGTCCATTTGGTGGGTGTTGCATGGATTTTTCTCGTTCATTAGTTTCGTTTTCCTTTTTGGTTAAATGAAAATTATTATAGAACAAAAGAGAAGACGCACTCGATTGCTGGTAGATATAATAAAGCGACTTTCTGAGTCCATCTTCCAATAACGGCAACGCAGGAAATTTCTGGGAACTTTCGTGAGGAACTAAATGTACTTCAATTAAAAAGATGACTTAAGGGTAGGGGCAACAACAATGGTTGTTGACCGTGGAAATAGTTGGTGGTAGCTATCGAATAAGATTGGCTTTCTCTCTGTCCATTTTTTATCCTTAGAAAGTGGGGTATCATCACGGGCTCATTTTCCTACCCCTCAAATTACGTAGTGACAGAACACTtcccatttatttattttttgatgcTATTCACCCACTTGGACACCCTATATATTACGATAAGATTTGTTTTTGTCGGATGACGTGTACTTGGTCATCTTctaattattatataataattgcTATGTTAATTCATTTTGTTATTGAGTGTAAACGTGcaataaatttttcattgtgactaGAACACGGATGGTACgctacgtgtttttatataagtggtgaaaaattgtATGTTTTAAGTTATTAAGTTTTTAGCatacatatcccaccatttatatagtgaCACATGATGTACTATCCTGTGTTCCggttacattgaaaaatctctcttgcATCACGATGTGAGTTGAACTCCATCGACTTCTTAATAtaatatctaatctaacaaatctaccGTTTAATAAAAAGTACAAGACATTCCAAATGTGGGTTTGTTAGTTGGCCAAGGTAGAATGGGCCGTTGCCTTATATTCGAGTTTCAATTTTTCTCTTGATAGACTATAATGATTTAGAATATCGCAAGATTAAAAGGCTTATTTATAACACCGGCCTCTAAAACTTGACATTGGTCTCACTCAATGTCGTTGTAACATTGAGTTTTAGTAGCAATTATATTAGTTCATTCTTTGACATTTCGATTGATAACTAAAcatctcccagaccctgcgtaaagcgggagccttgtgcactgggtacgacatttttattgtattttgtgtAATTGGGagtagcctctccataaatgggggtaaggctagctgacattcacctctcccagaccctgcgtaaagcgggagccttgtgcactgggtacgacatttttttattgtattttgtgtaaataagtgtttgtttatacttaaaatatatataatttcattataaactagaaaatagaatgacgtatatattatgaagtattggaacataatgaaaacatgcggagcaaacatataatgtgtctttgtttaagtgtttaataagtttcttacaatttattggaaacaataaaatgcaaaaggaaagttatctattttctatctaagcGAGTCGCAACCTAGACagtctaggcgggcgcctcagcaggtctaggtgccctttcttgattttcaaacgcctaggcattaatcgggacggtggccaaccgcctagcgcctagacggCGCTAggtggggatttttagaacagtgagaAGTCATAATTAAAAGGTATTTAATTTTAGAGCTCCCAAACATTTTCTCTTTCTGTAGTGAGGAATCACATGCATACCATGTATATTTCCAATtttatgtacttttttttttagtcaatAGAAATTGTATGTACTTGTTATGACTAATTGTGTTAATTTTGAATGGGACAGTTATACTTTTTCTTCTGATGTCACGTGCTGTCCTTCATATTAAATTCCtaaaagtaattgttttcacatTAAGGTCGTGTGTAATTATAACCGTAAAACGGGTTGCAAGTGTTGGGTCATGCTCAACTATTATTTTGTTCAAATTTCAGGAAGATAACGGGTTTCACACAAACACGCTGCAGACACTGCTTTGGTAGTTTTAGTACTGAATAATAGATTGTCGGCATCTACATGTTAAAAAAACAATACTTGAAACCAACATGAAATTAACATATTACGGTTGACTATTACTTGACACGAAACTTGTATGTAATGCGACCTGCCAACATGGATTATTTTGACATGACATTCTTCTCACTACAATGTAGAAAgaaatgttcaatttttttttcatttctaatACGTATTGTATGAATCCTTGTAGAAGAACAGATCATTTCTGATTGATTTGTTAGTAGCAAGGCAAACAGATTTACTTATTTACAATGTATTGCTTGGTTTGGTTTAAAATTATATTAACTTAGTTTTGTTCTAGTTCTCAACAGTTGATCTCCATTTGGtgatatcaatttttttttcatacttcTGTCAATGTTTGTGTTCGCAGACCTGACAACAAGTTTTATTACCCAGTATACAAAAAATTTCTCATAAGTTCCTTAAAGGAGGTTATGTTTCTCATGTATAGACAGCTGAGTTGCATTGAGAGTAGCCATATATGATTTAACAACTGCTAGTGTGACTTCGTTGACGATTTTATTTAAGGACCATATGAGAGAAATAACTGCATATAATGTGTGTAGAACTGCAGACACACACATGTAGTTATAAGCTATGTATTTTTGAAGATTACTAATTTATATATCTATGTAGGTATACAGCCGCCGGTTACTATTCTTGTCCGTTGAAGTTTTTGGTCTTTTAATTGTTCCTACAAATATAGCTCTGAATGACATGATCATCATTACTTTTTTTGACTTTTTTGTTCTAATTTGATTTACCAGGAAAAGATTCGAGTTGCTCTTTATGTTCAAAAAGCAGCACTGCAGTTCATTGATGGTATCATCCTTAAATTTAGAGGTCAAGTGAAAATTGATTGTGTGTGTGCTGATCTCTTGTATTGAATACTCTttgtctctttgttttgtgatgtTGTGAAGCTGTTGATCGTGGAGCTGATGCAAAGCCAGGTCTGCATGAATTCAAGCTGTCAGAAGATGCCAGAATGGCAGGTTTCAGCATTCACCCAGATGAACTTGCATCTATTACACGTGCCCATGATATTAAGGCCTTGAAAAGCCATGGTGGAATTCATGGGATTTTAAGGAAAGTCTCTGTCTCGGTAGATGAAGGTGTCAAAGATAGTAATATAGCAATCAGGCAAAATGTTTATGGCTTAAACCGTTACAAGGAGAAACCTCCTCGAACTTTTTTGGTGTTTGTATGGGAAGCACTACAGGACTTAACATTAATGATCCTTATGGTCTGTGCTGTGGTTTCAATTGGAGTTGGAATTGCCACTGAAGGCTGGCCCAAAGGCACGTACGATGGTCTGGGAATTTTAATTAGTATAATTTTAGTGGTTACAGTTACCGCCATTAGTGACTACAAGCAGTCTTTGCAATTCAAGGATTTGGACAGGGAGAAGAAAAAGATTTCTGTTCAGGTCACTAGGGATGGAAAAAGACAAAAAGTTTCCATTCACGACTTGGTTGTTGGAGATATTGTGCATTTGTCGGTTGGGGATGTAGTTCCAGCTGATGGACTTTTCATATCAGGGTACAGTTTGCTGATTGATGAGTCAAGCTTGTCAGGTGAGAGTGAGCCGGTGAATATATATGAAGAGAAGCCTTTTCTTCTTTCCGGAACTACAGTGCAGGATGGATCAGGTAAAATGCTAGTGACTGCAGTTGGTATGAGGACTGAATGGGGAAAATTGATGGAAACACTGAGCGAAGGAGGAGAAGATGAGACCCCACTGCAGGTGAAGCTTAATGGTGTTGCTACAATTATTGGTAAAATTGGTTTGACTTTTGCAGTGTTGACATTTTTGGTATTGACGGTAAGATTTTTGGTGACGAAAGGACTTAACAACGAGATCACTGATTGGTCTTCAACTGACGCCGTAACACTTTTGAACTACTTTGCTATTGCGGTAACTATAATTGTTGTTGCAGTTCCCGAAGGATTACCATTGGCAGTGACGCTGAGTCTTGCTTTTGCAATGAAAAAATTGATGAATGATAGGGCACTTGTAAGGCATCTCTCAGCATGTGAGACAATGGGTTCTGCTGGTTGTATTTGCACAGATAAAACAGGAACATTAACTACAAATCATATGGTAGTTACCAAAGTATGGATATGTGAAAAATCTGTAGATGTTAAAGAAAATGACAGTAAAGAAACATTGACATCAGAAATATCTGGAGCATCAAGCATCCTTTTGCAGGTTATATTTCAAAATACAAGTTCTGAGGTTATTAAGGATGATGGAAAGACCTCTATTTTGGGAACACCAACGGAGTCAGCATTGCTAGAGTTTGGTTTACTTTTAGGTGGCGATTTTGATGCCCTGCGCAGAGAGGTAAGGATTCTTAAGATTGAACCTTTTAATTCTGTC includes the following:
- the LOC126599659 gene encoding putative calcium-transporting ATPase 11, plasma membrane-type isoform X2 is translated as MEKYLKDFEVENKNPSEETIRRWRNAVALVKNPRRRFRFVADLAKRSEAEKKKLQIQEKIRVALYVQKAALQFIDAVDRGADAKPGLHEFKLSEDARMAGFSIHPDELASITRAHDIKALKSHGGIHGILRKVSVSVDEGVKDSNIAIRQNVYGLNRYKEKPPRTFLVFVWEALQDLTLMILMVCAVVSIGVGIATEGWPKGTYDGLGILISIILVVTVTAISDYKQSLQFKDLDREKKKISVQVTRDGKRQKVSIHDLVVGDIVHLSVGDVVPADGLFISGYSLLIDESSLSGESEPVNIYEEKPFLLSGTTVQDGSGKMLVTAVGMRTEWGKLMETLSEGGEDETPLQVKLNGVATIIGKIGLTFAVLTFLVLTVRFLVTKGLNNEITDWSSTDAVTLLNYFAIAVTIIVVAVPEGLPLAVTLSLAFAMKKLMNDRALVRHLSACETMGSAGCICTDKTGTLTTNHMVVTKVWICEKSVDVKENDSKETLTSEISGASSILLQVIFQNTSSEVIKDDGKTSILGTPTESALLEFGLLLGGDFDALRREVRILKIEPFNSVRKKMSVLVAHPHGGKRAFCKGASELVLGICNKYIDSNGESVHLSEEMVKNITNVINTFACEALRTLCLAFKDIDDSSIESGIPDDGYTLVAVVGIKDPVRPGVKEAVETCLAAGITVRMVTGDNINTAKAIAKECGILTEGGIAIEGPAFRSMSLQQMKTVIPKIQVMARSLPLDKHTLVKTLRDEFGEVVAVTGDGTNDAPALKESDIGLAMGIAGTEVAKESADVIILDDNFKTIVNVARWGRSVYINIQKFVQFQLTVNVVALIINFVSACVSGSTPLTAVQLLWVNMIMDTLGALALATEPPNDGLMKRPPVGRGTSFITKAMWRNIIGQSVYQLAVLGVLDFSGKKLLGLTGSDATEVLNTVIFNAFVFCQVFNQINSRDIEKINIFCGMFDSWIFLGVMVCTAAFQVIIVEFLGEFASTVPLSWQLWLLSILLGSVSMLVAVVLKLIPVEGTIKRHDGYEALPSGPPEGIF
- the LOC126599659 gene encoding putative calcium-transporting ATPase 11, plasma membrane-type isoform X1 codes for the protein MEKYLKDFEVENKNPSEETIRRWRNAVALVKNPRRRFRFVADLAKRSEAEKKKLQIQEKIRVALYVQKAALQFIDAVDRGADAKPGLHEFKLSEDARMAGFSIHPDELASITRAHDIKALKSHGGIHGILRKVSVSVDEGVKDSNIAIRQNVYGLNRYKEKPPRTFLVFVWEALQDLTLMILMVCAVVSIGVGIATEGWPKGTYDGLGILISIILVVTVTAISDYKQSLQFKDLDREKKKISVQVTRDGKRQKVSIHDLVVGDIVHLSVGDVVPADGLFISGYSLLIDESSLSGESEPVNIYEEKPFLLSGTTVQDGSGKMLVTAVGMRTEWGKLMETLSEGGEDETPLQVKLNGVATIIGKIGLTFAVLTFLVLTVRFLVTKGLNNEITDWSSTDAVTLLNYFAIAVTIIVVAVPEGLPLAVTLSLAFAMKKLMNDRALVRHLSACETMGSAGCICTDKTGTLTTNHMVVTKVWICEKSVDVKENDSKETLTSEISGASSILLQVIFQNTSSEVIKDDGKTSILGTPTESALLEFGLLLGGDFDALRREVRILKIEPFNSVRKKMSVLVAHPHGGKRAFCKGASELVLGICNKYIDSNGESVHLSEEMVKNITNVINTFACEALRTLCLAFKDIDDSSIESGIPDDGYTLVAVVGIKDPVRPGVKEAVETCLAAGITVRMVTGDNINTAKAIAKECGILTEGGIAIEGPAFRSMSLQQMKTVIPKIQVMARSLPLDKHTLVKTLRDEFGEVVAVTGDGTNDAPALKESDIGLAMGIAGTEVAKESADVIILDDNFKTIVNVARWGRSVYINIQKFVQFQLTVNVVALIINFVSACVSGSTPLTAVQLLWVNMIMDTLGALALATEPPNDGLMKRPPVGRGTSFITKAMWRNIIGQSVYQLAVLGVLDFSGKKLLGLTGSDATEVLNTVIFNAFVFCQVFNQINSRDIERINIFRGMFDSWIFLGVMVCTVVFQAIIVEFLGDFASTVPLSWQLWVLSVLLGSVSMLVAVVLKLIPVERTIKHHDGYEALPSGPPEGIV